In Triticum aestivum cultivar Chinese Spring chromosome 5B, IWGSC CS RefSeq v2.1, whole genome shotgun sequence, the following proteins share a genomic window:
- the LOC123117122 gene encoding putative RING-H2 finger protein ATL71: protein MNAGGPPAPGRFTPGDGTSVGMFSSDRIGGFGYGVGVSVGILLLITTITLASYFCTRAPPPGPEAAADADGAARRRRRARRREGGGDNDGGGAAGDDVDVELGIDEATLKGYPEVVYGEARRNKNKKLGTTCTCCSVCLDNYGDGDVLRMLPDCGHLFHRECVDPWLRKHPTCPVCRTSPLPSPLPTPLAEVTPLAMTRLSS from the coding sequence ATGAACGCCGGTGGCCCGCCGGCGCCCGGCCGGTTCACCCCGGGCGACGGCACCTCCGTGGGCATGTTCAGCTCCGACCGCATCGGCGGCTTCGGCTACGGCGTCGGCGTCTCCGtcggcatcctcctcctcatcaccaCCATCACCCTCGCCTCCTACTTCTGCACCCGCGCGCCCCCGCCCGGCCCGGAGGCCGCCGCCGACGCAGACGGGGCTGCGCGGCGAAGGCGACGTGCGCGGCgccgcgagggcggcggcgacaacGATGGCGGCGGGGCAGCCGGTGACGACGTCGACGTGGAGCTCGGCATCGACGAGGCCACGCTCAAGGGGTACCCGGAGGTGGTGTACGGCGAGGCGCGGAGGAACAAGAACAAGAAGCTGGGCACCACCTGCACCTGCTGCTCCGTGTGCCTCGACAACTACGGCGACGGCGACGTGCTCCGGATGCTGCCGGACTGCGGCCACCTGTTCCACCGGGAGTGCGTCGACCCCTGGCTCCGGAAGCACCCGACCTGCCCCGTCTGCCGGACCTCGCCGCTGCCCAGCCCCTTGCCCACGCCGCTCGCCGAGGTCACGCCGCTGGCCATGACGAGGCTGTCCTCCTGA
- the LOC123113591 gene encoding dnaJ protein homolog: protein MFGRGPPKKSDSTRYYEILGVPKDASQDDLKKAYRKAAIKNHPDKGGDPEKFKELAQAYEVLSDPEKREIYDQYGEDALKEGMGGGGMHDPFDIFQSFFGGGGNPFGGGGSSRGRRQRRGEDVVHPLKVSLEELYNGTSKKLSLARNVLCSKCNGKGSKSGASMKCAGCQGAGYKVQIRQLGPGMIQQMQQPCNECRGSGETISDKDRCGQCKGEKVVHEKKVLEVVVEKGMQHGQKITFPGEADEAPDTVTGDIIFVLQQKEHPKFKRKGDDLFYEHTLTLTEALCGFQYVLAHLDGRQLLIKSNPGEVVKPDSFKAINDEGMPMYQRPFMKGKLYIHFTVDFPDSLSLDQCKALETVLPPKPASQYTDMELDECEETMAYDIDIEEEMRRRQQQQAQEAYDEDEDMPGGGGQRVQCAQQ from the exons ATGTTCGGGCGCGGGCCGCCGAAGAAGAGCGACAGCACGCGCTACTACGAGATCCTGGGCGTGCCCAAGGACGCGTCCCAGGACGACCTCAAGAAGGCCTACCGCAAGGCCGCCATCAAGAACCACCCCGACAAGGGCGGCGACCCAGAGAAG TTCAAGGAGCTAGCTCAGGCTTATGAGGTCCTGAGTGATCCTGAGAAGCGGGAGATCTATGATCAATATGGTGAGGATGCCCTCAAGGAGGGAATGGGAGGTGGAGGGATGCATGATCCGTTCGACATCTTCCAGTCATTCTTTGGTGGTGGTGGCAACCCCTTTGGAG GTGGAGGGAGCAGCAGGGGCAGGCGGCAGCGCAGGGGTGAGGATGTGGTCCATCCTCTGAAGGTTAGCCTTGAGGAGTTGTACAATGGAACATCAAAGAAGCTATCTCTTGCCCGCAACGTGCTCTGCTCGAAGTGCAATGG CAAGGGTTCAAAGTCTGGGGCTTCCATGAAGTGTGCCGGCTGCCAAGGTGCTGGTTACAAGGTGCAGATAAGGCAGCTGGGACCAGGAATGATTCAGCAAATGCAGCAGCCTTGCAACGAGTGCAGGGGAAGTGGGGAGACCATCAGCGATAAGGATCGCTGCGGGCAGTGCAAAGGTGAGAAGGTGGTGCACGAGAAGAAAGTCCTGGAGGTGGTTGTCGAGAAGGGAATGCAGCATGGACAGAAGATCACCTTCCCGGGCGAGGCGGATGAAGCG CCTGATACCGTTACTGGAGACATAATCTTCGTCCTCCAGCAGAAGGAGCACCCCAAATTCAAGCGGAAGGGCGATGACCTCTTCTACGAGCACACCCTGACCCTGACCGAGGCCCTGTGTGGCTTCCAATATGTCCTGGCTCATTTGGACGGCAGGCAGCTGCTCATCAAGTCCAACCCTGGCGAAGTGGTCAAGCCTG ATTCATTCAAGGCGATCAACGACGAGGGCATGCCCATGTACCAGAGGCCCTTCATGAAGGGCAAGCTGTACATCCACTTCACGGTGGATTTCCCCGACTCGCTGAGCCTGGACCAGTGCAAGGCGCTCGAGACTGTCCTCCCGCCCAAGCCGGCGTCGCAGTACACGGACATGGAGCTGGACGAGTGCGAGGAGACGATGGCCTATGACATTGACATCGAGGAGGAGATGcggaggcggcagcagcagcaggcacAGGAGGCCTACGACGAGGACGAGGACATGCCCGGTGGCGGCGGCCAGCGGGTGCAGTGCGCCCAGCAGTAG